Proteins from one Bradyrhizobium amphicarpaeae genomic window:
- a CDS encoding ABC transporter ATP-binding protein has translation MTNTAHIALRDVSVTFPVLSFHDRSLRSRFVSAVTLRRKPAASHIITALNEVSLDIRAGDRLAIIGANGAGKTTLLRVLAGIYHPTAGRIDVSGRCLSLFDLQAGFDEEATGYENIMRRGLVIGARRAEIDARRAEIAEFTELGDRLDLPLRTYSSGMMLRLIFAVATAVEGEIVLLDEWIGVGDQQFRRKARQRLDEIVARAGILVLASHDIELIQSTCNRAILLEQGRIIAAGATDTILAQYLAGSGARKA, from the coding sequence ATGACCAACACGGCCCACATCGCGCTTCGGGACGTCTCGGTCACGTTTCCGGTGCTGTCGTTTCACGACCGCTCGCTGCGCAGCCGGTTCGTCAGCGCCGTGACGCTGCGGCGGAAGCCCGCGGCTTCGCATATCATCACGGCGTTGAACGAGGTCAGCCTCGACATCCGCGCCGGCGATCGCCTCGCCATCATCGGCGCCAACGGCGCCGGCAAGACCACGCTGCTGCGGGTTCTCGCCGGCATCTACCATCCGACGGCGGGGCGCATCGACGTATCCGGCCGCTGCCTGTCGCTTTTTGATTTGCAGGCCGGCTTCGACGAGGAGGCGACCGGCTACGAGAACATCATGCGGCGCGGCCTCGTGATCGGCGCCCGGCGCGCCGAGATCGACGCGCGGCGGGCGGAGATTGCCGAGTTCACCGAGCTCGGCGACCGGCTCGACCTGCCGTTGCGCACCTATTCCAGCGGGATGATGCTGCGCCTGATCTTCGCGGTCGCAACCGCGGTCGAGGGCGAGATCGTGCTGCTCGACGAATGGATCGGCGTTGGCGACCAGCAATTCCGCAGGAAGGCGCGGCAGCGGCTCGATGAGATCGTCGCCCGCGCCGGCATTCTCGTGCTCGCCTCGCACGATATCGAGCTGATCCAGAGCACCTGCAACCGGGCGATCCTGCTGGAGCAGGGACGGATCATCGCGGCCGGGGCAACCGATACGATTCTCGCGCAATATCTGGCGGGGTCCGGTGCGAGGAAGGCGTAG
- a CDS encoding efflux RND transporter permease subunit gives MGVSEPFIRRPIATSLLGIALLIGGLLGYFALPVSALPQVDFPTVQVTTQLPGASPDVIASLITAPLERQLGQIPSLSAMNSTSSFGVSQISLQFDLNRDIDGATQDVQAAINAAAGVLPKTLPYPPTYAKVNPADAPVMTLALRSDTISLRAMSDIADTLLAQRLSQISGVGRVSVLGGLKPAVRIQADLARLAAYGIAMEDLRTAIANANVSGPKGSLDGAQQSYIIAANDQIAAADAYKPVIITYRNGSPVTIGDVAQIVDGLENDRTGGWYQGTPAVIIDIQRQPGANVIDVVSQIRAEIPKVQRAIPAGVNLTIVSDRTVTIRASVHDVQFTLVLSVVLVTLVVLLFLRSLRATLIAGVALPLSLITSFGIMYFAGFSLDNLSLMALTIGTGFVVDDAIVMIENIVRHMENGDSAMEASLKGASEIGFTVISLTVSLIAVFIPLLFMSGLVGRMFREFALTLTIAVVTSAVVSLTLTPMMCSRLLKHAHEELAVPGLAAISRFIDRTVEAYHRTLLVVLQHQRMTLVVTFATLVATLVLYVVAPKGFLPLQDTASITAVTEAGPDVSFAEMQKRQAEAASAIKADPDVTGVVSVIGAGSVNPTTNVGRLVMTLKPRGERHDDVSAVIVRLKERVSGIPGMTVYFQPVQDVQISTQSSRSQYQYTLTGTDATLVSEWARKLVAEMRHDPLFRDVSSEAQEGGLRAQLDVDRTRAGQLGVSLQGITDTLNDAFAQRQISTIYGQANQYRVVLEALPMYQRDPSILSKLYLPGAASATAGAPNAQVPLSAVATLKRTTAPLAISHQAQFPSVSLSFNLAPGAALGDAVDAVKTIETRIGMPNSISGVYAGDAAEFAKALAGQPWLLLAAVITIYIVLGVLYESYIHPITILSTLPSAGVGAILALLLCGQDLSVIGLIGIILLMGIVKKNAIMMIDFALEAERRQGMSPNEAIVQACLLRFRPIMMTTLAALFGALPLAIESGTGAELRFPLGVSIIGGLLLSQLLTLYTTPVIYLALDRINRRLEQALPPAEPGGPPVAGATEGMQ, from the coding sequence ATGGGTGTCTCCGAACCCTTCATCCGCCGTCCAATCGCGACCTCGCTGCTCGGTATCGCGCTTCTGATCGGCGGTCTGCTCGGCTATTTCGCGCTGCCGGTCTCGGCGCTGCCGCAGGTCGATTTCCCGACCGTGCAGGTGACGACGCAGCTTCCGGGCGCGAGCCCCGACGTGATCGCCTCGCTGATCACGGCGCCCCTCGAGCGGCAGCTCGGCCAGATCCCGTCGCTGTCGGCGATGAACTCCACGAGCTCGTTCGGCGTCAGCCAGATCTCGCTGCAGTTCGATCTCAATCGCGACATCGACGGCGCGACCCAGGACGTGCAGGCCGCGATCAATGCGGCGGCGGGCGTGCTGCCCAAGACGCTGCCGTATCCGCCGACCTACGCCAAGGTGAATCCGGCCGACGCGCCGGTGATGACACTGGCGCTGCGCTCGGACACCATCTCGCTGCGGGCGATGAGCGACATCGCCGACACGCTCCTGGCGCAACGGCTGAGCCAGATTTCCGGCGTCGGTCGCGTCTCCGTGCTCGGCGGGTTGAAGCCGGCCGTGCGCATCCAGGCGGACCTTGCGCGGCTCGCCGCCTACGGCATCGCCATGGAAGATCTGCGCACCGCGATCGCCAATGCCAATGTCTCCGGGCCTAAAGGCTCGCTCGACGGCGCGCAGCAATCCTACATCATCGCGGCCAACGACCAGATCGCAGCCGCCGACGCGTACAAGCCCGTCATCATCACCTACCGCAACGGCTCGCCCGTCACCATCGGCGACGTCGCGCAGATCGTCGATGGCCTGGAAAATGACCGCACCGGCGGCTGGTACCAGGGCACGCCAGCCGTCATCATCGACATCCAGCGCCAGCCGGGCGCCAATGTCATCGACGTCGTCAGCCAGATCCGCGCAGAAATCCCCAAGGTGCAGCGCGCGATTCCGGCCGGCGTGAATCTCACCATCGTCTCCGATCGCACTGTCACCATCCGCGCCTCGGTCCACGACGTGCAGTTCACGCTGGTTCTCAGCGTCGTGCTGGTGACGCTGGTGGTGCTGCTGTTCCTGCGCTCCCTGCGCGCAACCCTGATCGCCGGCGTGGCGCTGCCGCTGTCGCTGATCACAAGCTTCGGCATCATGTATTTCGCCGGCTTCAGCCTCGACAATCTGTCGCTGATGGCGCTGACGATCGGCACCGGCTTCGTCGTCGACGACGCCATCGTCATGATCGAGAACATCGTCCGCCACATGGAGAACGGCGACAGTGCGATGGAGGCCTCGCTGAAGGGCGCGAGCGAAATCGGCTTCACCGTGATCTCGCTGACGGTGTCGCTGATCGCGGTCTTCATCCCGCTGCTGTTCATGTCGGGCCTGGTCGGGCGCATGTTCCGCGAGTTCGCGCTGACCTTGACGATCGCGGTCGTGACCTCGGCCGTGGTCTCGCTGACGCTGACGCCGATGATGTGCTCGCGCCTGCTCAAGCACGCCCATGAAGAGCTGGCGGTGCCGGGCCTGGCCGCCATCAGCCGCTTCATCGACCGCACCGTCGAGGCCTATCACCGCACGCTGCTGGTGGTTCTGCAGCACCAGCGCATGACGCTGGTCGTGACCTTCGCAACTCTGGTTGCGACCCTCGTCCTTTACGTCGTCGCGCCGAAAGGCTTCCTGCCGCTGCAGGACACCGCCTCGATCACGGCGGTGACGGAGGCCGGGCCCGACGTGTCGTTCGCGGAGATGCAGAAGCGGCAGGCCGAGGCGGCCTCCGCCATCAAGGCCGACCCCGACGTAACAGGCGTGGTCTCGGTGATCGGTGCGGGCTCGGTCAATCCGACCACCAATGTCGGCCGTCTCGTCATGACCTTGAAGCCGCGCGGCGAGCGGCACGACGATGTCAGCGCGGTCATTGTCCGGCTGAAGGAGCGGGTCTCGGGCATTCCCGGCATGACCGTCTATTTCCAGCCGGTGCAGGACGTGCAGATCTCGACCCAGTCGAGCCGCTCGCAATATCAGTACACGCTGACCGGAACCGATGCGACGCTGGTGTCGGAATGGGCGCGCAAGCTGGTCGCAGAGATGCGGCACGATCCGTTGTTCCGCGACGTCTCCTCGGAGGCGCAGGAGGGGGGGTTGCGGGCGCAGCTCGACGTCGACCGCACCCGCGCCGGCCAGCTCGGCGTCAGCCTGCAAGGCATCACCGATACGCTGAACGACGCCTTCGCGCAGCGGCAGATCTCGACCATCTACGGCCAGGCCAACCAGTACCGCGTGGTGCTGGAGGCGCTGCCGATGTACCAGCGCGATCCCTCGATCCTGTCGAAACTCTATCTGCCGGGGGCCGCGAGCGCGACCGCCGGCGCGCCCAACGCGCAGGTGCCGCTGTCGGCCGTGGCGACGCTGAAGCGCACCACCGCGCCGCTCGCGATCTCGCACCAGGCGCAATTCCCCTCGGTGTCGCTCAGCTTCAATCTCGCGCCCGGCGCCGCGCTCGGCGATGCCGTCGATGCCGTCAAGACGATCGAGACCCGGATCGGCATGCCCAACAGCATCAGCGGCGTCTACGCGGGCGATGCCGCCGAATTCGCCAAGGCGCTCGCCGGCCAGCCCTGGCTGCTGCTCGCCGCCGTGATCACGATCTACATCGTGCTCGGGGTGCTCTATGAGAGCTACATCCACCCGATCACGATCCTGTCGACACTGCCTTCGGCGGGTGTCGGCGCCATCCTGGCGCTGCTGCTGTGCGGACAGGACCTCTCGGTGATCGGCCTGATCGGCATCATCCTGCTGATGGGCATCGTCAAGAAGAACGCGATCATGATGATCGACTTCGCGCTCGAGGCCGAGCGCAGGCAGGGCATGTCGCCGAACGAAGCCATCGTGCAGGCCTGCCTGTTGCGCTTCCGCCCGATCATGATGACGACGCTGGCGGCGTTGTTCGGCGCGCTGCCGCTGGCGATCGAGAGCGGCACCGGCGCCGAGCTGCGCTTCCCGCTCGGCGTCTCCATCATCGGCGGCCTGCTGCTCAGCCAGCTCCTGACCCTCTACACGACGCCCGTGATCTATCTCGCGCTTGACCGCATCAACCGTCGCCTCGAGCAGGCGCTGCCGCCGGCCGAACCCGGCGGCCCGCCGGTCGCGGGCGCGACCGAAGGGATGCAGTGA
- a CDS encoding tRNA-uridine aminocarboxypropyltransferase, giving the protein MSNPPDIAAADPIPECPHCQKPMPLCICDSITPIEKSRLGLLILQHPQEQDRALGTARLLARHFAKATVRVGLSWPSLSKALGHHVENASHWAVLYLGSARASDLEAEAEIVALNRKGEVADNQRAILGKLEGVVLLDGTWSQAKALWWRNPWMLKCQRVILNPAHPSRYGRLRKEPRKDGLSTIEAAATMLAGLEKRPDIADTLNASFERLLTRYREVQAEMPELAPKPAPKGRRDFRRRKRA; this is encoded by the coding sequence ATGTCGAACCCACCAGATATAGCCGCCGCCGACCCGATCCCCGAGTGCCCGCATTGCCAGAAGCCGATGCCGCTGTGCATCTGTGACAGCATCACGCCGATCGAAAAGAGCCGCCTCGGGCTCCTGATCCTCCAGCATCCGCAGGAGCAGGACAGGGCGCTCGGCACCGCGCGGCTGCTGGCCAGGCATTTCGCCAAGGCAACGGTGCGGGTCGGCCTGTCCTGGCCGAGCCTGTCCAAGGCGCTGGGCCATCACGTCGAGAACGCCTCGCACTGGGCCGTGCTTTATCTTGGTTCGGCCCGTGCCTCCGATCTCGAAGCGGAAGCCGAGATCGTCGCGCTCAACCGCAAGGGCGAGGTCGCGGACAACCAGCGCGCCATCCTCGGCAAGCTCGAAGGCGTGGTGCTGCTCGACGGTACCTGGAGCCAGGCCAAGGCGCTGTGGTGGCGCAATCCCTGGATGCTCAAATGCCAGCGCGTGATCCTCAACCCCGCGCATCCCTCGCGCTATGGGCGCCTGCGCAAGGAGCCGCGCAAGGACGGGCTCTCCACCATCGAGGCCGCGGCGACGATGCTGGCCGGCCTCGAGAAGCGCCCCGACATCGCCGACACCCTGAACGCCAGTTTTGAACGGCTGTTAACGCGCTACCGCGAGGTCCAGGCCGAGATGCCGGAACTGGCGCCCAAGCCTGCCCCGAAGGGCCGGCGCGACTTCCGGCGGCGCAAACGAGCCTGA
- a CDS encoding ABC transporter permease → MDISLRYRRTVIGPLWITLTLAATIASVGTVYAALFKQDIAAFLPSFAVGLIVWTLMAATLQEGSNVFVASGHLIKAVPAPLIVHVLQMIARNVLIFAHHLVIVVLLYVVMPWPLHWSMLLALPGFAILFLALLGGAVALGMLCARFRDIGSAIVSGLQFVFFLTPIIWTEDSARGTAFHWLTWVNPFATLLDLVRRPLLSQPTDAEQWLLGALYAIVLAVIGLGCYAKYRHRVAYWL, encoded by the coding sequence ATGGACATTTCGCTGCGCTACCGGCGGACCGTGATCGGCCCGCTCTGGATCACGCTGACACTTGCCGCGACGATCGCAAGCGTCGGCACGGTCTATGCGGCCCTGTTCAAGCAGGACATCGCTGCCTTCCTGCCGTCCTTCGCGGTCGGGCTGATCGTCTGGACCCTGATGGCTGCGACGCTGCAGGAGGGCTCCAACGTTTTCGTGGCGTCCGGCCATCTCATCAAGGCGGTGCCGGCGCCGCTGATCGTTCACGTCCTCCAGATGATCGCGCGCAACGTCCTCATCTTCGCGCATCATCTGGTGATCGTCGTGCTGCTCTACGTCGTGATGCCATGGCCGCTGCACTGGAGCATGCTGCTCGCGCTGCCCGGCTTTGCGATCCTGTTCCTCGCGCTGCTCGGCGGCGCGGTCGCGCTCGGCATGCTCTGCGCGCGTTTTCGCGACATTGGTTCGGCGATCGTCAGCGGCCTGCAATTCGTCTTCTTCCTCACGCCGATCATCTGGACCGAGGACAGCGCGCGCGGCACCGCGTTTCACTGGCTGACATGGGTCAATCCGTTCGCGACGCTGCTCGATCTGGTGCGCCGGCCGCTGTTGTCGCAGCCGACCGATGCGGAGCAATGGCTGTTAGGGGCCCTCTATGCGATCGTCTTGGCCGTCATCGGCCTCGGCTGCTACGCAAAATACCGCCATCGCGTGGCGTATTGGCTGTGA
- a CDS encoding efflux RND transporter periplasmic adaptor subunit — protein MLFKPDSKQGVEQGTAKKSRGRGFIMTLITLAILGGLGYYGWTVWHQQPQQANGRNQRPDLPVPVLAATPRVQDVPVYLDGVGAIRALNTVTVRSQVDGKLIAVNFTEGQDVKKGDVLGEIDPALYQATYDQAVAKKAQDQAQLANQRIDLTRYEQLAASNAGSKQQADTQRALVAQTEALVKADQAAIDNAAATLSYTKIVAPISGRAGLRQVDQGNIVHASDTTGLVVITQLQPIAVWFSLPQQQIMRVNAAAAKGALAVDVFGNDGITVIDTGKLTGIDNQVDQTTGTLKLKAEFPNANYQLWPGQFVNVRLKVETLMQALVVPTSAVQRGPIGTFSYVIGEDNIVSAKPVTVTQQNEHDAVIASGLTANDRVVTTGFANLSDGSKVTIGRDDQTPSADLAPRKRARGPDAQKKDGAKEGQKDGQGKDGEFRAKRKSSEGDQKGQTGPAPGPGASGNGAKQP, from the coding sequence ATGCTCTTTAAGCCGGACAGCAAGCAGGGCGTAGAGCAGGGGACGGCAAAGAAATCGCGCGGCCGCGGCTTCATCATGACCCTGATCACGCTCGCGATCCTCGGCGGGCTCGGCTATTACGGCTGGACCGTCTGGCATCAGCAGCCGCAGCAGGCGAACGGCCGCAACCAGCGGCCCGATCTGCCGGTCCCGGTGCTGGCGGCGACGCCTCGCGTCCAGGACGTGCCGGTCTATCTCGACGGCGTCGGCGCGATCCGCGCGCTCAACACCGTGACCGTGCGCTCGCAGGTGGACGGCAAGCTCATCGCCGTGAATTTCACGGAAGGCCAGGACGTCAAGAAGGGCGACGTGCTCGGCGAGATCGATCCCGCGCTCTACCAGGCCACATACGACCAGGCGGTCGCCAAGAAGGCGCAGGACCAGGCCCAGCTCGCCAACCAGCGCATCGACCTGACACGGTACGAGCAGCTCGCTGCCTCCAATGCCGGCTCCAAGCAGCAGGCCGACACCCAGCGCGCGCTGGTCGCGCAGACCGAGGCGCTGGTGAAAGCGGACCAGGCCGCGATCGACAACGCAGCAGCGACGCTGAGCTACACCAAGATCGTGGCGCCGATCTCGGGGCGCGCCGGCCTGCGCCAGGTTGACCAGGGCAATATCGTCCACGCCTCCGACACCACCGGTCTCGTGGTGATCACGCAATTGCAGCCGATCGCGGTGTGGTTCAGCCTGCCGCAGCAACAGATCATGCGCGTCAACGCCGCGGCCGCCAAGGGGGCGCTCGCAGTCGACGTCTTCGGCAACGACGGGATCACCGTGATCGACACCGGCAAGCTCACCGGCATCGACAACCAGGTCGACCAGACCACCGGCACGCTCAAGCTCAAGGCGGAATTTCCAAACGCCAACTACCAGCTCTGGCCGGGCCAGTTCGTCAATGTCCGCCTCAAGGTCGAGACGCTGATGCAGGCGCTGGTGGTGCCGACGTCAGCCGTGCAGCGCGGACCGATCGGGACCTTCAGCTATGTCATCGGCGAAGACAATATCGTCTCGGCCAAGCCCGTGACGGTGACCCAGCAGAACGAGCACGACGCCGTGATCGCCAGCGGCCTGACGGCGAACGACAGGGTCGTCACGACCGGCTTTGCCAATCTGTCCGACGGCTCCAAGGTGACCATCGGCCGCGACGACCAGACCCCGTCGGCCGATCTCGCCCCGCGCAAGCGCGCGCGTGGGCCTGATGCCCAGAAGAAGGATGGTGCCAAGGAAGGGCAAAAGGACGGACAGGGTAAGGACGGCGAGTTCCGCGCCAAGCGCAAGAGCAGCGAGGGCGACCAGAAGGGACAGACCGGGCCGGCGCCAGGGCCTGGTGCATCGGGAAATGGAGCCAAACAGCCATGA
- a CDS encoding efflux RND transporter permease subunit, producing MASISEPFIRRPVATTLLSIGLFLLGVVAYEFLPVASVPNVDFPAIFVSASRPGADPSVMAATVASPLERRLGEISGINQITSTSSLGTTSIQLQFDIGRNIDKAARDVQAAINAAMVDLPSDLPTLPRFRKANTAGAPVFVLALTSKTLAASAIYDVADTVLAQRISQVPGVGNVTISGADQPAVRIQLNPVALSNAGIATDDVRTAIINANPLGPVGIFNGERQSETLSLNKQMRTAKEFRDIIIKSANGSFLRLSDVAEVEDGVRNARSIAWFNKQPAVLIQITKQGDANVIDTVDRVKALIPELKQWIPAGVDVSTLVDRTSTIRASVMDMQWTLLATAILVMVVVFVFLRRLTPTIAAGISVPLALAGTCAGMWIAGFSIDNLSLMALAISVGFVVDDAIVMIENMYRNLEHGMRPFPAAVEGARQIGFTVVSISLSLIAAFTPLIFMDGIVGRLLREFSLTLTFAIVVSTLVSLTVTPMICAHYIRQTTSGTATMFDRIIEGSLSRIVAFYARTLRTVLDFPLLTLLVFFATIGLTVMLYIKVPKGYFPTDDSGFVIGATRASADISFQSMLSLQQRLADIVMRDPAVAGIGSTVGGGGGPGGATSNRGTMFISLKPPEERDHVSTEVVIDRLRRALYPVPGIRLFMFAAQDVRAGGRQSDSSFQYTLSSTDLGLLQKWAPIVAKRMESVEGITDVSSDRDPGGLQLTLSIDRQKASALGVRVQDIDNALNNAFSQRQISIIYTQRNQYMTVLEIDPKFQVDPSNLDRIYVAGAGDAQVPLSAVVHATRGLAALAVYHSQSFPSTTVSFNLLPDVQLQAATQNIQRAVEELHMPEGIRGSFDGNAGDFAKTSGRQPLLILGALVAMYIVLGVLYESLAHPLTIISTLPSAGLGALLALQLTNTPLTVIAFVGIILLIGIVKKNGIMMVDFALEAERQRGLSSAEAIFEACQARFRPILMTTMAALFAGIPLVVATGPGTELRRPLGITIIGGLFVSQILTLYTTPVIYLLIDRLRRRSEPRPVPAPAE from the coding sequence ATGGCATCGATCTCGGAGCCGTTCATCCGCCGCCCGGTCGCCACCACGCTGCTGTCGATCGGATTGTTCCTGCTGGGTGTGGTTGCCTACGAGTTCCTTCCCGTCGCCTCGGTCCCGAACGTCGACTTCCCCGCCATCTTCGTCTCGGCCAGCCGGCCCGGCGCCGACCCGTCCGTGATGGCGGCAACCGTGGCCTCGCCACTGGAGCGGCGGCTCGGCGAGATCTCGGGCATCAACCAGATCACCTCGACCTCTTCGCTCGGCACGACCAGCATCCAGCTCCAGTTCGACATCGGCCGCAACATCGACAAGGCCGCGCGCGACGTGCAGGCGGCGATCAACGCCGCGATGGTCGATCTGCCGAGCGACCTGCCGACGCTGCCGCGCTTCCGCAAGGCCAATACCGCCGGCGCGCCGGTCTTCGTATTGGCGCTGACCTCGAAAACCCTTGCGGCGAGCGCGATCTACGATGTCGCCGACACCGTGCTGGCCCAGCGCATCTCGCAGGTCCCCGGCGTCGGCAACGTGACGATCAGCGGCGCGGACCAGCCGGCGGTGCGGATCCAGCTGAATCCGGTGGCGTTGTCGAATGCCGGCATCGCCACCGACGACGTCCGAACCGCGATCATCAACGCCAATCCGCTTGGCCCCGTCGGCATCTTCAACGGCGAGCGCCAGAGTGAGACGCTGTCGCTGAACAAGCAGATGCGCACGGCCAAGGAATTCCGGGACATCATCATCAAGAGCGCGAACGGCAGCTTCTTGCGGCTGTCCGACGTCGCCGAGGTCGAGGATGGGGTCCGCAATGCCCGTTCGATCGCCTGGTTCAACAAGCAGCCGGCGGTGCTGATCCAGATCACCAAGCAGGGCGACGCCAACGTCATCGATACTGTCGACCGGGTGAAGGCGCTGATCCCCGAATTGAAGCAGTGGATCCCGGCCGGCGTTGACGTTTCCACCCTGGTCGACCGCACCAGCACGATCCGCGCCAGCGTGATGGACATGCAATGGACGCTGCTGGCGACCGCCATCCTGGTGATGGTCGTGGTGTTCGTATTCCTGCGCCGCCTGACACCGACGATCGCGGCCGGCATCTCGGTGCCGCTGGCTCTGGCCGGCACCTGCGCCGGCATGTGGATCGCGGGCTTCTCGATCGACAATCTGTCGCTGATGGCGCTGGCGATCTCGGTCGGCTTCGTGGTCGACGACGCCATCGTCATGATCGAGAACATGTACCGCAATCTCGAGCACGGCATGCGGCCGTTCCCGGCGGCGGTCGAGGGTGCCCGGCAGATCGGCTTCACCGTGGTCTCGATCAGCCTGTCGCTGATCGCGGCCTTCACGCCGCTGATCTTCATGGACGGCATCGTCGGCCGCCTGTTGCGCGAGTTCTCGCTGACGCTGACCTTTGCGATCGTGGTCTCCACCCTGGTGTCGCTGACGGTGACGCCGATGATCTGCGCCCATTACATCCGGCAGACGACGTCCGGCACGGCAACGATGTTCGATCGCATCATCGAAGGCTCGCTGTCGCGCATCGTCGCATTTTATGCCCGCACCCTGCGTACCGTGCTGGATTTCCCGCTGCTGACGCTGCTGGTATTCTTCGCCACCATCGGCCTTACCGTGATGCTCTATATCAAGGTTCCCAAGGGCTATTTCCCGACCGACGATTCCGGCTTCGTCATCGGCGCGACGCGGGCCTCGGCGGACATCTCGTTCCAGTCCATGCTCAGCCTTCAGCAGCGGCTCGCCGACATCGTCATGAGGGATCCCGCCGTGGCCGGCATCGGCTCGACCGTCGGTGGCGGAGGCGGGCCGGGGGGAGCGACCTCGAACCGCGGCACCATGTTCATCAGCCTGAAGCCGCCCGAGGAGCGCGACCACGTTTCGACGGAGGTTGTGATCGACCGTCTCAGGCGCGCGCTCTACCCCGTCCCGGGCATCCGCCTCTTCATGTTCGCAGCCCAGGACGTTCGCGCCGGCGGCCGGCAGAGCGATTCCAGCTTTCAGTATACGCTGAGCAGCACCGACCTCGGTCTCCTGCAGAAATGGGCGCCGATTGTCGCCAAGCGGATGGAAAGCGTCGAGGGCATCACCGACGTGTCCAGCGATCGCGATCCCGGCGGGCTGCAACTCACTCTGAGCATCGACCGCCAGAAGGCCTCGGCGCTCGGCGTCAGGGTTCAGGACATCGACAATGCGCTGAACAACGCGTTCTCGCAGCGGCAGATCTCGATCATCTACACCCAGCGCAACCAGTACATGACCGTGCTGGAGATCGACCCGAAATTCCAGGTCGATCCCTCCAACCTCGATCGCATCTACGTTGCCGGCGCCGGCGATGCGCAGGTGCCGCTGTCGGCCGTGGTGCATGCGACGCGCGGGCTCGCCGCGCTCGCGGTCTATCATTCGCAGTCGTTCCCTTCGACCACCGTGTCGTTCAACCTGCTGCCGGACGTGCAGCTTCAGGCGGCGACGCAGAACATCCAGCGCGCGGTGGAAGAACTGCACATGCCCGAAGGCATTCGCGGCAGCTTCGACGGCAATGCCGGCGACTTCGCCAAGACCAGCGGTCGGCAGCCGCTCCTGATCCTCGGCGCGCTGGTGGCGATGTATATCGTGCTCGGGGTGCTCTATGAGAGCCTCGCCCATCCGCTCACGATCATCTCGACGCTACCCTCGGCCGGGTTGGGTGCGCTGCTCGCCCTGCAGCTCACCAACACGCCGCTGACGGTGATCGCCTTCGTCGGCATCATCCTCCTGATCGGCATCGTCAAGAAGAACGGCATCATGATGGTGGATTTCGCGCTCGAGGCCGAACGCCAGCGCGGCCTGTCCTCGGCGGAGGCGATCTTCGAGGCCTGCCAGGCGCGCTTCCGCCCGATCCTGATGACGACCATGGCGGCGCTGTTCGCCGGCATTCCGCTCGTGGTGGCGACCGGGCCCGGCACGGAGCTGCGCCGTCCGCTCGGCATCACCATCATCGGCGGCCTGTTCGTCTCGCAGATCCTGACGCTCTACACCACGCCCGTGATCTACCTGCTGATCGACCGCCTGCGGCGGCGGTCGGAGCCGCGTCCGGTGCCTGCGCCGGCGGAATAG